In Gemmatimonadaceae bacterium, one DNA window encodes the following:
- a CDS encoding histidine kinase dimerization/phospho-acceptor domain-containing protein, protein MSDLSDSMEEKVQHVVPANLLHDLRTPLGHILGYSELMIEQMKDSGNEEFIPQLEKIRSASHRLIELLKDNFQTK, encoded by the coding sequence GTGAGCGATTTATCGGATTCGATGGAAGAGAAGGTTCAGCACGTTGTGCCCGCCAATCTGCTCCACGATCTGCGTACGCCTCTTGGTCATATTCTGGGCTACTCAGAGCTGATGATAGAGCAGATGAAAGACTCCGGGAACGAAGAGTTCATTCCTCAACTGGAAAAGATCCGGTCCGCCAGTCATCGACTGATCGAGCTGCTCAAGGATAATTTTCAGACGAAATAG
- a CDS encoding protein kinase: MPEDLRNRLQGIISPGYTIERELGGGGMSRVFLARDLELDRKIVIKVLPPELSGAVSVDRFKREIQVSARLQHPHIVPVLTAASAGDILFYTMPFVDGESLGARISRVGALPTADCIAILRDAIRALAYAHRHGVVHRDIKPDNILLSEDSALVADFGIAKAVSVAAETDSGLTTVGVSLGTPAYMAPEQSMGDPAVDHRADIYSLGAVAYEMLTGLHPFAGRTPQQMIAAHIVEVPAHPSSRIPSMPEGLAALVMRCLEKDPLKRPQTADEMLAELDSAATSERVAATLRVSSRSRGWKRAAAGGVIAILLTAGGALAFAPRDQLTMAVALMRRDAATLLPNRIIVTPFENETGDPKLASLGTMAADWLAQALTSVGGIEVVDARTTLVSGEVVDRIPWPFKSRNRQKALAEETGAGIVLSGRIYRDGDSLRIQARMSDAKSGKLLRALTTVSGPVSAPTQVLDQLNRRTIANVAQAMDTIASGLGTYSEPPSLEAYEQTRRGIEAYFRQDTLVHAYFERAIALDSTYATPVVLLAFSRLYRDDHELAEAAVTHAQRLRERMAPGDRAMLAHVEAMLRGDGDASLRTSEEFLRATPGSGESPLLVASTALATGRPRLALSVLRNVDPNRGLHLAGAFYWFYTAGGLRETGQYEKALDVANQGLRRFPKNSALSYIKGESLLMLGRFDELDELIENAPTGSATRTIGQARRAAHFATVFRAAGLDNHSTRLASTWLPRVQALPDTSMAATMVRISLLSSLGRWNDVAPLARDAMSRVRTDKYLRGHLLSITGVVAAHQGNRAEAQRAEAQLAAGAGKYDYGFSKLMRARIAAHLGERSRAVGLLQQALSEGANLTSPLNILQHDSLLLPLNGYPAFMELLKPVG; the protein is encoded by the coding sequence CTGCCCGAAGATCTTCGCAATCGGCTTCAAGGCATCATCAGCCCCGGCTACACCATCGAGCGCGAACTCGGCGGCGGCGGCATGTCGCGCGTGTTCCTCGCGCGGGACTTGGAGCTCGACAGGAAAATCGTCATCAAGGTTCTTCCTCCGGAGCTTTCGGGGGCGGTAAGTGTCGACCGGTTCAAGCGCGAGATCCAGGTTTCCGCGCGCCTGCAACATCCACACATCGTACCTGTTCTGACAGCCGCCAGCGCAGGCGACATTCTTTTCTACACGATGCCGTTCGTCGATGGCGAGTCACTTGGCGCTCGCATATCGCGCGTCGGTGCCCTGCCCACAGCCGACTGCATCGCCATACTTCGCGACGCCATCCGCGCGCTGGCATATGCGCACCGGCATGGCGTCGTGCACCGCGATATCAAGCCTGACAACATTCTGTTGTCGGAAGACAGCGCACTTGTCGCCGATTTCGGCATCGCCAAAGCCGTCAGCGTAGCAGCCGAAACCGACAGCGGTCTCACCACTGTTGGCGTGTCGTTGGGGACTCCCGCCTACATGGCTCCCGAGCAGAGTATGGGGGACCCGGCCGTCGATCACCGCGCCGATATCTACTCACTCGGCGCTGTTGCTTACGAGATGCTCACCGGGCTGCACCCATTCGCGGGAAGAACGCCGCAGCAGATGATCGCGGCGCACATCGTCGAAGTGCCGGCGCACCCATCTTCCAGAATCCCGTCGATGCCGGAAGGGCTCGCCGCACTCGTAATGCGATGCCTGGAGAAGGATCCTCTCAAGCGGCCGCAGACGGCGGACGAAATGCTTGCGGAGCTCGATTCCGCAGCGACCTCCGAGCGTGTTGCGGCAACGCTTCGCGTCAGCAGCCGGTCCCGCGGGTGGAAGCGGGCTGCGGCCGGAGGTGTCATCGCAATTCTACTTACCGCCGGTGGAGCACTCGCCTTCGCTCCGCGTGATCAACTCACGATGGCGGTTGCCCTCATGCGGCGAGACGCTGCGACGCTGCTGCCCAACCGGATCATCGTCACTCCGTTCGAGAACGAGACAGGTGATCCCAAGCTGGCATCTCTCGGCACGATGGCGGCCGACTGGCTTGCGCAGGCTCTCACCAGTGTCGGCGGTATTGAGGTAGTCGACGCGCGCACGACACTGGTGTCCGGCGAAGTGGTGGACAGAATTCCATGGCCGTTCAAGTCCCGCAATCGCCAGAAGGCACTCGCTGAAGAGACTGGCGCCGGAATCGTGCTTTCCGGCCGAATCTACCGTGATGGAGACTCGCTTCGGATTCAGGCCAGGATGAGCGACGCAAAGTCAGGCAAACTGTTGCGCGCGCTCACTACGGTAAGTGGCCCGGTCTCCGCTCCAACCCAGGTTCTCGATCAGCTGAACCGCCGCACAATCGCGAACGTCGCCCAGGCGATGGATACGATTGCATCGGGTCTCGGTACTTACTCGGAGCCACCTTCACTGGAGGCGTACGAGCAGACGCGCCGGGGCATCGAAGCCTACTTCCGGCAGGACACACTCGTCCACGCTTATTTCGAACGTGCAATTGCTCTCGACTCCACCTATGCCACACCGGTCGTCCTGCTTGCCTTCAGCAGACTGTACAGGGATGACCATGAACTGGCGGAAGCGGCCGTCACCCACGCTCAGCGGTTACGCGAGCGAATGGCGCCGGGTGACCGGGCGATGCTCGCTCATGTCGAGGCAATGCTCAGAGGTGATGGGGATGCGTCTCTCCGAACTTCCGAGGAGTTCCTGCGGGCAACGCCTGGTTCAGGCGAGAGTCCGCTGCTCGTCGCGAGTACAGCCCTGGCCACCGGCAGACCCCGATTGGCCCTTTCGGTTCTGAGGAACGTAGATCCGAACCGCGGCCTTCACCTGGCGGGAGCATTCTACTGGTTCTACACGGCGGGCGGGTTGCGCGAAACAGGACAGTATGAAAAAGCACTCGACGTGGCCAACCAGGGACTGCGGCGTTTCCCGAAAAATTCGGCTCTTTCTTACATCAAGGGAGAATCTCTGCTGATGCTTGGCAGATTTGATGAGCTGGACGAGCTCATCGAGAACGCTCCGACAGGGAGCGCCACTCGAACCATCGGACAGGCCCGCCGCGCAGCCCACTTCGCCACGGTTTTCAGAGCTGCGGGGCTCGATAACCACTCAACCCGCCTTGCTTCGACCTGGCTGCCTCGCGTGCAAGCCCTGCCCGACACGTCCATGGCAGCGACGATGGTCCGAATATCATTGCTCAGTTCACTCGGCCGCTGGAATGACGTAGCTCCCCTGGCGCGCGATGCGATGTCGCGCGTGCGGACCGATAAATATCTCCGCGGTCACCTTCTCAGCATCACCGGAGTCGTGGCCGCGCATCAGGGCAACAGAGCCGAGGCGCAAAGAGCCGAAGCGCAACTCGCCGCCGGGGCAGGAAAGTATGATTACGGCTTCAGCAAACTGATGCGCGCACGTATCGCCGCGCACCTTGGCGAACGCAGCCGCGCTGTCGGTCTGCTTCAGCAGGCGCTCTCCGAGGGCGCGAACCTGACTAGCCCTCTCAATATTCTTCAGCACGATTCATTGCTGCTTCCGCTCAACGGTTACCCGGCATTCATGGAGTTATTGAAGCCCGTGGGCTGA
- a CDS encoding serine/threonine-protein kinase, with product MTDNPLTPTRLEKLQMLFEEALDHPAAERSALLDSRVPDDAELKAEILALVRAHERDDSAFQSPVSASALIDAATGEDRWVGTRVGAYRVVRLIGVGGMGAVYEAARDDDQYKKRVAVKFLHRHAAGAQALARFRAERQILANLNHPNIAALVDGGVTADGQPYIIMEYVDGQPITRWCDEQRLSVRQRLELYLQVCAAVQSAHRSLVVHRDLKPGNILVTGEGRVKLLDFGIARLLATDSDPDQLPPTLSGSRSFTPDYAAPEQMSGLSVDTRADVYALGVVLFELLAGHRPFDLRDKTLSEAERIVRETEPPRASASIDGARAAILGDGSTSRARANVEGDLDAVVSMALRKEPERRYGSTDLLARDIQQHLDGLPVSARPDGMGYRMRKLVRRRRIETAASLIAIVSLVIGVAAATAQARRAEAQSRRAETQSRRAEAESRRATQVTAFITTMLGSADPASLGRGVTVREVLDSAAARADTLARDPSLESEIRTVIGSTYMALGEFAAGEAQFRRALRAHGRRVPGGDHATAITLTKQSHAFEYLGEYAAADSVLRQAAALIERHPHRDPLERATFLDQRARILIRLGQNKEAEPVLQEALDITIKAAPGRDSIMANALANLGFVKTELGKPAESEKLYEMAVAAARRAFGPEHPELAAILSPYASVLDWAGKTAKAESTYIQVLDIRRKLLGAEHPEYAWTMFSYADFLQAHKRYPEAAKWSREVLKLRGKTLPETHMAVSTALSLLGRALGPMDSLAAAERYLRESLALRRKTLPEGHWALASSESILGAHFVLARRFAEAEELLVTSEKKLVDARGEEAPVIADARSRLVALYTAWGKPAEADKWQKRIRPRT from the coding sequence ATGACTGATAATCCCCTGACACCAACGCGCCTGGAGAAACTCCAGATGCTTTTTGAAGAGGCTCTCGACCACCCCGCTGCCGAGCGTTCGGCGCTCCTCGATTCGCGCGTACCTGATGACGCCGAATTGAAAGCCGAAATCCTTGCACTGGTCCGCGCGCATGAACGTGATGATTCCGCGTTTCAGAGCCCGGTCTCCGCATCAGCGCTGATTGACGCAGCAACTGGGGAGGATCGATGGGTTGGAACCCGCGTCGGTGCGTACCGTGTGGTACGGCTGATAGGCGTCGGCGGAATGGGGGCCGTTTACGAGGCAGCACGCGACGACGATCAGTACAAAAAACGCGTTGCGGTAAAGTTTCTTCATCGGCACGCGGCCGGCGCACAGGCGCTCGCCCGGTTCAGGGCAGAGAGGCAGATCCTCGCCAACCTCAATCATCCGAACATCGCCGCCCTCGTGGATGGCGGAGTCACCGCGGATGGTCAGCCTTACATCATCATGGAGTACGTCGACGGCCAGCCCATTACGCGATGGTGTGATGAGCAGCGACTGTCAGTGCGACAGCGACTCGAGCTGTATCTGCAGGTGTGCGCTGCAGTACAGAGCGCACACAGAAGCCTGGTCGTTCACCGAGACCTCAAGCCGGGCAACATCCTGGTGACCGGTGAAGGTCGCGTGAAGCTGCTTGACTTTGGTATCGCACGACTGCTGGCAACAGATTCAGATCCGGATCAATTGCCGCCAACGCTTTCAGGCAGCCGCTCGTTCACGCCTGACTACGCCGCGCCCGAACAGATGAGTGGGCTTTCCGTGGATACCCGGGCCGACGTCTACGCACTTGGCGTCGTCCTGTTCGAGCTGCTCGCCGGACATCGGCCATTCGATCTGCGCGACAAGACCCTTAGTGAGGCAGAGCGCATCGTGCGTGAGACCGAGCCGCCGCGGGCAAGTGCTTCTATAGATGGGGCGCGGGCAGCAATACTTGGGGATGGATCAACGTCCCGCGCCCGCGCGAACGTCGAAGGTGATCTCGACGCTGTGGTAAGCATGGCCCTCAGGAAAGAGCCTGAGCGCCGCTATGGGTCGACGGACCTGCTTGCTCGCGACATACAGCAGCATCTCGATGGGCTGCCGGTATCGGCGCGACCTGATGGTATGGGCTATCGCATGCGGAAACTCGTTCGGCGCCGAAGGATCGAGACTGCTGCGTCGTTGATCGCTATCGTGTCGCTGGTCATCGGCGTGGCAGCGGCAACTGCCCAGGCGCGGCGAGCCGAGGCGCAGAGCAGACGCGCGGAGACACAAAGCAGGCGCGCAGAGGCAGAGAGTCGGCGCGCTACGCAGGTCACCGCGTTCATCACGACGATGCTTGGTTCAGCCGACCCGGCCTCGCTCGGACGCGGTGTAACCGTACGCGAGGTGCTCGATTCGGCTGCAGCCCGCGCTGATACCCTGGCGCGTGATCCCTCGCTCGAATCAGAGATCCGCACCGTCATCGGCAGCACCTACATGGCGCTCGGTGAGTTCGCCGCAGGCGAGGCTCAGTTCCGCCGGGCACTCCGAGCGCACGGACGGCGTGTGCCCGGTGGAGATCACGCCACCGCAATCACGCTGACGAAGCAGAGCCACGCCTTCGAATATCTCGGAGAGTATGCTGCGGCTGATTCAGTCCTCCGGCAAGCCGCCGCGCTGATTGAACGACACCCACACAGAGACCCGCTCGAGCGCGCAACCTTCCTCGATCAGAGAGCGCGGATCCTGATCCGGCTTGGACAAAACAAGGAAGCCGAGCCTGTGCTTCAGGAAGCGCTCGACATCACGATTAAAGCTGCGCCCGGGCGAGACTCGATTATGGCAAATGCCCTGGCGAATCTCGGTTTCGTAAAGACCGAGCTCGGAAAGCCGGCAGAATCGGAAAAGTTGTACGAGATGGCGGTGGCGGCTGCGCGGCGCGCGTTTGGTCCGGAACACCCTGAGCTCGCCGCGATACTCTCTCCGTACGCGAGCGTTCTCGATTGGGCCGGAAAAACAGCAAAGGCGGAGTCTACCTACATTCAGGTCCTCGACATCCGGCGCAAGCTGCTTGGAGCGGAACACCCCGAGTATGCCTGGACGATGTTCAGCTATGCAGATTTTCTGCAGGCTCACAAACGATATCCGGAAGCCGCGAAGTGGTCGCGGGAGGTGTTGAAGCTTCGCGGCAAGACACTCCCAGAAACTCACATGGCGGTATCGACAGCACTAAGTCTGCTCGGCCGCGCACTGGGGCCGATGGACTCACTCGCTGCGGCAGAACGGTATCTGCGGGAAAGCCTGGCGCTACGCCGCAAGACTTTACCCGAGGGCCATTGGGCGCTTGCGTCGAGCGAGAGCATTCTCGGTGCGCACTTCGTTCTTGCACGTCGTTTCGCGGAAGCCGAGGAACTGCTGGTGACGTCCGAGAAGAAACTGGTCGATGCGCGGGGCGAGGAAGCCCCTGTGATTGCCGACGCGAGATCGCGGCTCGTTGCACTTTACACGGCTTGGGGAAAGCCCGCGGAGGCCGACAAATGGCAGAAACGCATTCGCCCCAGGACTTGA
- a CDS encoding response regulator, translated as MARILLVEDNEMNRDMLSRRLLRRGYEVMIAVDGGQGVAMAKSELPDLVLMDMSLPVVDGWEATRTLKAAAETRHIPVIALTAHAMSTDRDKALEAGCDDYDTKPIELTRLLGKMEALIGRADEKSAGAETDTERGS; from the coding sequence ATGGCCAGAATTCTGCTGGTAGAGGACAACGAAATGAATCGCGACATGCTGTCGCGCCGACTGCTGCGCAGGGGTTATGAAGTCATGATCGCAGTCGATGGCGGGCAGGGAGTCGCGATGGCGAAGTCGGAACTGCCGGATCTGGTCCTGATGGATATGAGTCTGCCCGTAGTCGATGGTTGGGAAGCAACGCGGACGCTCAAGGCGGCAGCGGAAACGAGGCACATACCCGTGATTGCGCTTACGGCGCATGCAATGTCGACAGACCGCGACAAGGCACTCGAGGCCGGCTGCGACGACTACGACACGAAACCGATCGAGCTGACGCGCCTCCTCGGTAAAATGGAAGCGTTGATTGGCCGGGCAGATGAGAAGAGCGCGGGCGCCGAGACGGATACAGAGAGGGGCTCGTGA
- a CDS encoding serine/threonine-protein kinase, which produces MDESSAEERMTDQITRIRNALADRYEIEREVGRGGMATVFLARDLRHKRAVAIKVLHADLAASVGADRFLREIETVAGLSHPHILPLFDSGEAGGFLYYVMPYVDGESLRARLERGGELPVAETVRVLGEVADALQYAHHRGVVHRDIKPENVLFSGRHALVTDFGVAKAVSASVSAQSFTTAGMAIGTPAYMAPEQAAADPQVDHRADLYALGVLGYEMLAGEPPFRGRSSQAILAAHMTQDPEPLDQRRSGVPVALTEVIMQLLAKRPADRPQSAEQVQRQMENVPVASGMTRTASGPSQKSEKRKAVLAGAAIAVVALVGTALAVRGRGVESTLDPKRVVVASFENRTGDSSLDPIGDMAIDWLTQGLSRTGILQVVDSRTALDEPGSPDAKAGASAARLRSLAERTGAGTVVWGAYYREGDSIRFQTQITNGGSGELISSIDAVKASAASPADALERLRQKVTGALAIAYDPKLEGWAMTTTRPPTYEAYVAFLEGAAAWSRGDFSTSAAKHLRAANLDPSFDLAALQAAWSYWESGGLAVADSLATALTGRRERLSPYDRASLDNLVSFIKGDYEAALRAAREGLGVAPASEDAQLALYYAAMTTGRYREALAVLERMDPRRGLYSETSWYASVTASALHMLGNYTRELEVVAEARKAGTTTPVWLHEPEIRALIGLGRLTEANERLTAVAFVPPSTTRRYGNFLFLASSEMLAHGYVAASRGLAERGVAWIKGTSRDELAKHSAQRGMADLLMLTSHPQNARPIYERLSAQFPDTIEFLGRLGMLAGWRGDREEADSISVKIGGAKQPYLRGAGDFSRACIAAALGDKGRALALLAEARTKGAVHFQYVHANDMLRDLRDYPAFREMYKQKD; this is translated from the coding sequence GTGGACGAGTCCAGCGCTGAGGAGCGCATGACCGACCAGATCACCAGAATCCGGAACGCACTCGCGGATCGCTACGAGATCGAGCGTGAGGTCGGGCGCGGCGGCATGGCGACGGTATTTCTTGCGCGCGACCTCCGCCACAAGCGCGCGGTGGCGATCAAGGTGCTGCACGCCGACCTCGCCGCATCGGTTGGCGCAGACCGGTTCCTCAGAGAAATCGAGACCGTCGCAGGTCTCAGTCATCCCCACATTCTTCCGCTCTTCGATTCTGGTGAAGCGGGAGGATTTCTATACTACGTCATGCCGTACGTGGATGGCGAATCGCTACGCGCGCGCCTGGAACGCGGTGGCGAACTTCCGGTAGCCGAAACGGTTCGCGTCCTTGGAGAGGTTGCCGACGCACTTCAGTACGCTCATCATCGCGGAGTCGTCCACCGCGACATCAAACCTGAAAATGTGCTGTTCAGCGGACGCCATGCACTGGTGACGGATTTTGGAGTGGCCAAAGCGGTGTCTGCATCCGTGAGCGCGCAGTCATTCACCACGGCTGGCATGGCGATAGGGACACCTGCCTACATGGCGCCGGAACAGGCTGCGGCCGATCCACAGGTCGATCACCGCGCCGATCTGTACGCACTCGGCGTTCTCGGCTACGAGATGCTCGCGGGCGAGCCTCCATTCCGCGGACGATCCTCGCAGGCGATCCTCGCCGCTCATATGACGCAGGATCCGGAGCCACTCGATCAGCGACGCAGCGGTGTTCCAGTCGCGCTCACGGAAGTGATTATGCAGCTTCTCGCGAAGCGCCCAGCAGATCGCCCACAGTCGGCCGAGCAGGTGCAGCGACAGATGGAAAACGTGCCCGTCGCAAGCGGGATGACGCGCACGGCATCCGGACCTTCGCAAAAGAGTGAGAAGCGAAAGGCGGTGCTCGCGGGAGCGGCGATAGCTGTTGTTGCGCTGGTCGGCACAGCTCTCGCGGTGCGCGGGCGTGGTGTGGAATCGACGCTCGACCCCAAGCGAGTCGTAGTGGCGTCGTTCGAGAACCGCACTGGCGATTCCAGTCTCGACCCCATCGGAGACATGGCAATTGACTGGCTGACACAGGGACTTTCCCGCACCGGAATTTTGCAGGTCGTGGATTCCCGTACGGCGCTTGACGAGCCTGGCTCGCCGGACGCGAAAGCCGGAGCCAGCGCTGCGCGACTCAGGTCACTCGCCGAGCGGACCGGCGCGGGGACAGTCGTGTGGGGCGCGTACTACAGGGAGGGGGACAGTATCCGGTTCCAGACCCAGATCACCAACGGCGGCAGCGGTGAATTGATAAGCTCGATCGACGCCGTAAAGGCTTCGGCTGCCTCACCCGCCGACGCTCTGGAGCGGCTTCGGCAGAAAGTGACTGGCGCGCTGGCAATTGCGTACGATCCCAAGCTTGAAGGTTGGGCGATGACGACCACCCGGCCGCCGACGTATGAGGCCTACGTCGCGTTTCTTGAAGGTGCGGCGGCCTGGTCGCGCGGCGACTTCAGCACCTCAGCGGCGAAGCACCTGCGCGCGGCCAATCTGGATCCCAGCTTCGATCTCGCGGCCCTGCAGGCGGCATGGAGCTACTGGGAGAGCGGCGGACTCGCCGTGGCTGATTCACTGGCGACCGCGCTGACGGGTCGGCGGGAGAGGCTTTCGCCGTACGATCGAGCGTCGCTCGACAATCTCGTCTCATTTATCAAAGGCGATTACGAAGCAGCGCTGCGGGCGGCGCGAGAGGGACTCGGGGTTGCCCCGGCGTCAGAGGATGCTCAGCTCGCCCTTTACTACGCGGCAATGACGACCGGTCGTTACCGCGAAGCGTTGGCGGTGCTGGAGCGTATGGACCCCCGCCGCGGCTTGTATAGCGAGACTTCCTGGTACGCAAGCGTCACGGCAAGCGCGCTTCATATGCTCGGCAACTACACTCGCGAGCTCGAAGTCGTAGCTGAGGCACGAAAGGCTGGCACGACTACACCCGTCTGGCTCCACGAGCCGGAAATCCGCGCGTTGATCGGTCTGGGAAGGTTGACGGAAGCCAACGAACGCCTGACCGCGGTCGCATTCGTACCACCCTCCACGACCCGCCGCTACGGAAACTTTTTGTTTCTTGCGTCATCGGAGATGCTTGCCCACGGTTACGTAGCTGCCAGCAGAGGCCTTGCCGAGCGTGGCGTGGCGTGGATAAAGGGCACGTCGCGCGATGAACTGGCGAAGCACTCCGCGCAACGTGGCATGGCGGATCTGCTGATGCTCACTTCACATCCCCAGAACGCACGTCCCATTTACGAGCGCCTTTCAGCGCAGTTTCCCGACACGATCGAATTTCTGGGTCGGCTCGGGATGCTTGCCGGGTGGCGAGGCGACCGGGAGGAGGCCGACAGCATTTCGGTAAAAATCGGCGGTGCAAAACAGCCCTACCTGCGGGGAGCCGGCGACTTCAGCCGCGCCTGCATTGCGGCGGCGCTCGGTGACAAGGGGCGGGCGCTTGCATTGCTCGCCGAGGCAAGGACCAAGGGCGCCGTGCATTTTCAATACGTGCACGCCAACGACATGCTTCGCGATCTGCGCGATTACCCGGCGTTCAGGGAGATGTACAAGCAGAAGGATTGA
- a CDS encoding ECF-type sigma factor — protein sequence MEITAILQEVESGVPGAGDRLASAVFADLHRIAQVAMRRESDGHTLQPTELVDEAFVRLLGQREVSWQNRAQFFAVAASTIRRILVDHARHRRRQKRDHGVRVTLDESIVETPDRSIDLIALDDALEQLDAASPRQARVVELRFFGGLEIEETAHALGISSATVKRDWTFARAFLLRSLETAS from the coding sequence ATGGAAATCACGGCGATACTCCAGGAAGTCGAAAGCGGAGTTCCGGGTGCGGGGGACCGCCTCGCGTCGGCTGTTTTTGCCGATTTGCATCGCATTGCTCAGGTCGCAATGCGCCGGGAAAGCGACGGCCACACGCTCCAGCCAACCGAGCTCGTCGACGAGGCGTTCGTCCGGCTTCTTGGCCAGCGCGAAGTTTCGTGGCAGAACCGCGCGCAGTTCTTCGCCGTTGCCGCTAGCACCATTCGCCGCATCCTCGTCGATCATGCTCGCCACCGTCGCCGCCAGAAACGGGACCATGGCGTGCGCGTCACGCTCGACGAGTCAATCGTTGAAACTCCGGATCGCTCGATCGATCTCATCGCACTCGACGACGCTCTCGAGCAACTCGACGCGGCTTCGCCGCGCCAGGCACGCGTCGTCGAGCTCCGTTTTTTCGGCGGGCTCGAGATAGAAGAGACGGCCCATGCGCTCGGTATATCGTCAGCGACGGTGAAGCGTGACTGGACTTTCGCCCGCGCTTTTCTTCTGCGATCTCTCGAGACTGCCAGTTGA
- a CDS encoding ATP-binding protein: MPTPIRDFIAGRIGGRRAVETIVTHRTFADVILPPRTRATLDEALSLVKSHELIFTQWGLGERHSSGLGLAFNFAGPPGTGKTICAEAIATALGKKLLSVRYAEMESMWAGETPKNVAAVFRMATDEDAVLFFDEADAIASRRTTGAAQSYQRESNTVVNVLLKELEVFNGVVIFATNLAVNFDPAFERRIRTHVLFEMPGVDEREKIWQVQVHPAKTPLGEDVNFRLLAERYEVSGGDIKNAVLKAATTAAAEPGMDAVKKIHQWQFERAIDEVVGGKSVMQQSLFGEREQTGEDRLMRAVEAAELRWRKTAQAALATAGLSIALALVAVAVAIVRTI; this comes from the coding sequence ATGCCAACTCCAATTCGTGATTTCATTGCCGGACGCATCGGCGGTCGCCGTGCTGTCGAAACAATCGTCACGCACCGCACCTTTGCTGACGTAATTCTCCCACCGCGCACCCGGGCAACGCTGGACGAGGCGCTGAGTCTGGTGAAAAGCCACGAGCTCATCTTCACTCAATGGGGGCTGGGCGAGCGGCACTCGAGCGGACTGGGTCTGGCCTTCAATTTCGCGGGACCACCCGGTACCGGAAAGACCATCTGTGCCGAGGCAATCGCGACTGCTCTCGGGAAGAAACTTCTTTCGGTTCGATACGCCGAGATGGAATCGATGTGGGCGGGTGAGACGCCGAAGAATGTCGCGGCGGTGTTCAGAATGGCCACGGACGAAGATGCAGTGCTGTTCTTCGATGAAGCGGATGCAATCGCGTCCCGCCGAACGACGGGCGCGGCTCAGTCGTATCAGCGCGAATCCAACACGGTGGTCAATGTCCTTCTCAAGGAGCTAGAAGTATTCAACGGGGTCGTGATTTTCGCGACGAACCTGGCCGTCAACTTCGATCCGGCGTTCGAGCGGCGCATCCGGACTCACGTTTTGTTCGAGATGCCGGGTGTCGACGAGCGGGAGAAGATCTGGCAGGTTCAGGTTCACCCGGCAAAAACGCCGCTCGGTGAAGACGTGAACTTTCGTCTGCTGGCGGAACGCTATGAGGTCAGCGGTGGCGACATCAAGAACGCTGTTCTCAAGGCGGCGACCACGGCAGCAGCGGAGCCGGGAATGGATGCAGTGAAGAAAATTCATCAGTGGCAATTCGAGCGGGCGATAGATGAGGTCGTCGGCGGCAAGAGCGTGATGCAGCAGTCGCTGTTTGGCGAGCGTGAGCAGACGGGCGAGGACCGTCTGATGCGTGCGGTCGAGGCAGCCGAGCTACGTTGGAGGAAAACCGCGCAGGCAGCACTTGCGACGGCAGGGCTGAGTATAGCGTTGGCACTGGTCGCGGTCGCGGTGGCAATTGTGAGAACCATTTAG